One window of Dyadobacter sandarakinus genomic DNA carries:
- the hemF gene encoding oxygen-dependent coproporphyrinogen oxidase has translation MNVETIESYFKGLQDRICNAIEDADGTGKFQEDLWEHHSGGGGRTRLIQAGSVIEKGGVNFSSVRGEVHPRLRQQMNLSEGDDYHFSATGVSIVMHPQNPHVPIIHMNVRYFELSNGICWFGGGIDLTPHYVVEEDARQFHDQLKATCDKHHPAFYPDFKTWADEYFYIPHREETRGIGGIFFDYLKPNQEGRGQNLSKNSLFSFIQDVGETFAPAYTQLMRKYHDKPFTETEKQWQYLRRGRYVEFNLVWDRGTKFGLETNGRTESILMSLPPQANWEYNFVPQSHSAEEKTLGWLKKGIDWV, from the coding sequence ATGAACGTAGAAACGATCGAAAGCTACTTTAAGGGTTTACAGGACAGGATTTGCAATGCTATTGAAGACGCGGATGGCACCGGCAAGTTTCAGGAAGATTTGTGGGAACATCATTCCGGAGGAGGCGGCCGTACCCGGCTTATCCAGGCGGGCAGCGTAATCGAAAAAGGCGGTGTTAACTTTTCAAGCGTCCGCGGCGAGGTACACCCCCGGCTGCGCCAGCAGATGAATCTCAGCGAAGGCGACGACTACCACTTTTCTGCTACCGGCGTTTCCATCGTGATGCATCCGCAAAATCCGCATGTCCCGATCATCCACATGAATGTGCGCTACTTTGAGCTCAGCAATGGAATTTGCTGGTTTGGAGGCGGCATTGATCTTACTCCTCATTATGTTGTGGAAGAGGATGCCCGTCAGTTTCACGATCAGCTCAAAGCAACCTGCGATAAGCATCATCCTGCATTTTACCCCGACTTCAAAACATGGGCAGACGAGTACTTTTACATACCGCACCGGGAAGAAACCCGGGGGATAGGCGGTATTTTTTTCGATTACCTTAAACCCAACCAGGAAGGCAGAGGCCAGAATCTGTCCAAGAATTCACTTTTTTCTTTTATACAGGATGTAGGTGAAACTTTCGCGCCTGCCTACACGCAGCTCATGCGGAAGTACCACGACAAGCCTTTTACCGAAACCGAAAAGCAGTGGCAGTACCTGCGCCGCGGACGGTATGTGGAGTTCAACCTGGTTTGGGACCGGGGGACAAAGTTTGGGTTGGAAACAAACGGTCGTACCGAGTCGATTCTAATGAGCCTTCCGCCGCAGGCAAACTGGGAATACAACTTTGTACCGCAATCCCATTCAGCCGAAGAAAAAACACTCGGCTGGCTGAAGAAAGGCATTGACTGGGTTTAA